The following coding sequences are from one Nilaparvata lugens isolate BPH chromosome 6, ASM1435652v1, whole genome shotgun sequence window:
- the LOC111057271 gene encoding ninjurin-2 has protein sequence MPDSGPPDLNTYQQKKTLAEGMMDLALFSANANQLRYIIDQESKTSHKYYIVSLTSIISSLVLQIIVAIGLIWNSSYDVKKEDQVSRANKVNNWTLMGVFLITIINMFISAFGIPT, from the exons CCAGACTCTGGGCCACCGGATCTGAACACTTATCAACAAAAGAAGACTTTGGCAGAAGGCATGATGGATCTTGCACTATTTTCGGCCAACGCAAATCAATTGAGATACATAATTGATCAAGAATCTAAGACCTCTCACAAGTATTATATTGTGTCATTGACTAGCATTATTTCAAGTCTTGTATTGCAG ATTATAGTAGCCATAGGACTGATCTGGAACAGCAGTTATGACGTTAAAAAAGAAGACCAAGTTTCAAGAGCAAACAAAGTAAATAATTGGACACTGATGGGAGTTTTCTTGATTACTATTATAAATATGTTCATTTCGGCATTTGGaattcctacataa
- the LOC111057268 gene encoding eukaryotic translation initiation factor 2 subunit 1 → MPLTCRFYKEKYPEVEDVVMVNVRSIAEMGAYVHLLEYNNIEGMILLSELSRRRIRSINKLIRVGKTEPVVVIRVDKEKGYIDLSKRRVSPEDIEKCTERFAKAKAVNSILRHVAELLKFESNEQLEDLYQKTAWFFEERLKKKASAYDFFKQAVLDPSILADCGLDAETQEVLLNNIKRKLTSQAVKIRADIEVACYGYEGIDAVKEALRAGLACSTEDLPIKINLIAPPLYVMTTATPEKQDGLQALNVAIEAIDKKIKEMGGVFKIQMEPKVVTATDEAELARQMEKAEAENAEVAGDDDEDEEEEWERDGDKDDDGEEKEEANNVSDGSDA, encoded by the exons ATGCCGCTGACGTGTCGTTTCTATAAAGAAAAGTATCCAGAGGTGGAGGATGTTGTGATGGTGAACGTGAGGAGTATTGCTGAGATGGGCGCCTACGTGCACCTGCTCGAATACAACAACATTGAAGGCATGATCCTGTTGTCGGAGTTGTCGCGAAGGCGTATTAGGTCTATCAACAAACTCATTCGAGTTGGCAAGACTGAGCCGGTAGTTGTCATTCGAGTTGACAAAGAGAAAG GGTACATTGATTTGAGTAAGCGACGTGTTTCTCCCGAAGATATAGAGAAATGCACTGAACGATTCGCCAAAGCGAAAGCAGTCAACTCGATTCTCAGACACGTCGCTGAACTACTCAAGTTCGAGAGTAATGAGCAGCTAGAAGACTTGTACCAGAAAACAGCGTGGTTCTTCGAGGAAAGGCTCAAGAAGAAAGCCTCTGCCTATGACTTTTTCAAGCAGGCTGTTCT GGATCCATCAATTCTGGCTGATTGTGGATTGGATGCCGAAACTCAAGAAGTACTTCTGAACAATATTAAGAGGAAACTGACTTCACAGGCTGTGAAAATTCGAGCTGATATCGAAGTGGCATGCTACGGCTATGAAGGAATAGACGCCGTCAAAGAAGCACTCAGGGCTGGACTCGCCTGTTCCACTGAGGATCTGCCAATTAAAATTAATCTTATAGCTCCTCCGTTGTATG TTATGACGACAGCGACCCCTGAAAAGCAAGATGGACTGCAAGCACTCAATGTAGCTATCGAAGCTATTGACAAGAAAATCAAAGAAATGGGAGGtgtattcaaaatacaaatgGAG CCGAAAGTTGTGACAGCAACTGATGAGGCCGAACTGGCGAGGCAGATGGAGAAAGCTGAAGCGGAGAATGCCGAGGTGGCTGGGGATGACGATGAAGACgaagaggaggagtgggagagaGATGGAGACAAGGACGATGacggagaagagaaggaggaagctAACAACGTTAGCGATGGATCGGACGCATGA